A genome region from Oreochromis aureus strain Israel breed Guangdong unplaced genomic scaffold, ZZ_aureus HiC_scaffold_58, whole genome shotgun sequence includes the following:
- the LOC116321560 gene encoding zinc finger protein 32-like, whose product MASVQYLREFINERLTAAAEQIFLEFEKTIVQYEEEIDRQRRLLDITWKPQIKLHRTDLQQQHVCGEEEEEEEVQQRNRTQSLQIKEEQEELCISQDGEQRALKEETDTFMVTVTYDDSDLSEPDLDSDQLGSRSSLLYESRDQEGSESFDSTSTATRNISQSSNAEIFPTSESQCNTDTVTKSLKCNVCGKVFKPFSDPLAFKRHMAVHSGEKPYSCKTCGKSFTKNSTLLGHMRVHTGEKLYSCETCGNSFTRKGSLLVHMRIHSGEKPYVCNTCGERFCYLSALKKHKAVHTGEKPYSCETCGKGFTERGSLLVHMRIHSGERPYTCKTCGKSFTKKCTLLVHMRIHTGEKPYSCKICGMSFSKNGGLLVHMKTHTGETLKSDISVGKDSL is encoded by the exons ATGGCTTCAGTTCAGTATCTGAGAGAGTTTATCAACGAGCGactaactgctgctgctgaacaaaTATTCTTGGAGTTTGAAAAAACGATCGTCCAGTACGAGGAAGAGATCGACCGTCAGCGCAGACTGCTGGATATCACCTGGAAACCCCAAATCAAGCTGCACAGGACAG ACCTCCAACAGCAACATGTCtgtggtgaggaggaggaggaggaggaggttcaGCAGAGGAACCGAACACAGTCTCTacagattaaagaggaacaggaggagctGTGCATCAGTCAGGACGGGGAGCAGCGTGcactgaaggaggagactgataCCTTTATGGTGACTGTAACTTATGACGACAGCGATCTCAGTGAACCTGACCTGGACAGCGACCAGCTCGGCTCTCGCAGCTCTCTTCTATACGAGAGCCGAGATCAGGAAGGAAGCGAGAGCTTCGATTCTACTTCAACTGCCACTAGAAACATAAGTCAGAGTAGCAACGCAGAAATCTTTCCCACATCAGAGAGTCAGTGTAACACCGACACAGTCACCAAATCTCTAAAATGCAATGTTTGTGGAAAGGTCTTTAAGCCTTTTAGTGACCCGTTAGCATTTAAGAGACACATGGCAGTCCACTCGGGCGAAAAGCCGTACTCCTGCAAAACGTGTGGGAAAAGTTTCACTAAAAATAGTACTTTACTGGGCCACATGAGAGTTCACACAGGGGAGAAGCTGTATTCTTGTGAAACGTGTGGGAACAGTTTTACTCGAAAAGGTAGTCTGCTGGTGCACATGAGAATCCACTCGGGCGAGAAGCCGTACGTTTGTAACACCTGCGGCGAACGGTTTTGTTACTTATCGGCGCTTAAAAAGCACAAGGCGGTGCACACGGGCGAGAAGCCGTATTCCTGCGAAACGTGTGGGAAAGGTTTTACCGAGCGCGGCAGTTTGTTGGTCCACATGAGAATCCACTCGGGCGAGAGACCGTATACTTGTAAAACCTGTGGGAAAAGTTTCACTAAAAAATGTACTCTGTTGGTGCACATGAGAATTCACACCGGCGAGAAACCGTATTCATGTAAAATCTGCGGGATGAGTTTCAGTAAAAATGGTGGTTTGTTGGTCCACATGAAAACTCACACAGGTGAGACGCTGAAGTCGGACATTTCTGTGGGAAAAGACTCTCTGTGA
- the LOC120437120 gene encoding zinc finger protein with KRAB and SCAN domains 8-like isoform X3: MASVQYLREFINERLTAAAEQIFLEFEKTIVQYEEEIDRQRRLLDITWKPQIKLHRTDVPQQPVCEEEVPPEQQLWNQERSSSVEQEEPEPPQIKEEQEELCSSQEGEQLGLKEEIYSFMVPCMYEESDDSESELLGEQLLSPSFPVAESEDHEGSKYRDLGVTENAEVKPKKRNHSENAEDPTMPASQCNTGTGNKSVSCDVCGKAFKKRYQMRIHQRIHTGEKPYLCKTCGKGFSDPSSVKKHKAVHTGEKPYSCTTCGKGFTQSGSLLSHMRTHTGEKPYLCNTCGKRFSQNSGLWVHMRSHTGEKPYSCKTCGKSFSQSSRLSIHTRIHTGEKPYPCKMCGKDFRSQYHLTVHMRNHSDKKPYPCNT; encoded by the exons ATGGCTTCAGTTCAGTATCTGAGAGAGTTTATCAACGAGCGactaactgctgctgctgaacaaaTATTCTTGGAGTTTGAAAAAACGATCGTCCAGTACGAGGAAGAGATCGACCGTCAGCGCAGACTGCTGGATATCACCTGGAAACCCCAAATCAAGCTGCACAGGACAG ACGTCCCACAGCAGCCTGTCTGTGAGGAGGAGGTTCCCCCTGAGCAGCAGCTCTGGAACCAGGAGAGGAGCTCCAGTGTGGAGCAGGAGGAACCAGAAcctccacagattaaagaggaacaggaggaactgtgcagcagtcaggagggagagcagctgggaCTGAAGGAGGAGATTTATAGCTTTATGGTGCCTTGTATGTATGAGGAAAGTGACGACAGTGAATCAGAACTCCTCGGGGAGCAGCTCCTCTCTCCCAGCTTTCCTGTGGCTGAGTCTGAGGATCATGAAGGAAGCAAATATAGAGATTTAGGAGTAACTGAGAATGCAGAGGTGAAGCCAAAGAAGAGAAATCACAGTGAAAATGCAGAGGACCCTACTATGCCAGCAAGTCAGTGTAACACTGGCACAGGTAACAAGTCTGTATCGTGTGATGTTTGTGGAAAAGCCTTTAAGAAAAGGTACCAAATGAGGATTCATCAGAGAatccacacaggtgagaagccgtaCCTTTGTAAAACCTGTGGGAAGGGATTTAGTGACCCGTCATCGGTTAAAAAGCATAAGGCGGTCCACACAGGGGAGAAGCCATATTCTTGCACCACGTGTGGGAAAGGTTTTACTCAGAGTGGTAGTTTGTTGAGCCACATGAGAACCCACACGGGGGAGAAGCCGTATCTGTGTAACACGTGTGGGAAACGTTTCAGTCAGAATAGCGGTTTGTGGGTCCACATGAGAAGTCACACAGGGGAGAAACCATATTCCTGCAAAACGTGTGGGAAGAGTTTTAGTCAGAGCAGCAGGCTGTCCATCCACACCAGGATCCACACTGGTGAGAAGCCGTATCCCTGCAAAATGTGTGGGAAAGATTTTCGCTCTCAGTATCATCTGACTGTACACATGAGAAACCACTCGGATAAGAAGCCTTACCCTTGTAACACGTGA